One segment of Pseudodesulfovibrio sp. 5S69 DNA contains the following:
- the hypF gene encoding carbamoyltransferase HypF, translating into MRMRQRFTITGQVQGVGFRPFVYRIALDHGVTGSVNNSSAGVLIEVQGDAGQVNGFAEDLTGKLPPLARIVTLDFEELDAVDGEDAFIILESTRGEGHSVLISPDVATCQDCLDDMRDPDNRRYRYPFTNCTNCGPRYTITRSIPYDRPQTSMAKFTLCPECGAEYTDPLDRRFHAQPNACPRCGPRTWMTDRDGLVIAQGDESLRRLAVELAAGRIAAVKGLGGFHLVCDAGSNKVVDELRRRKHRPDKPLAVMVTDMGTARRLALVSPAEEEWLTGIRRPIVLAAKKRPFPLARSVAPDTDFVGLMLPYTPLHHILLSDYAELKGPEAALVMTSGNMSSEPICLDNDEALERLTDIADIFLFHNRDILIRTDDSVVRVNPDTGEPIFMRRARGFVPSPVFLPAKGPTVLGVGPELKCTLTLTKGDQAFTSQHIGNMSNLETLEFHNEIRAHLEDILQVTPELIVRDLHPDYMTSSLAEELGRKRGVPVAALQHHYAHIHAVLAENRFDGPVIGLALDGTGYGEDGTIWGGECLLVDPIPLDHQRLAHFSRFRLPGGEAAVREPWRIAQAALWALGVKEPGKYAWPWLDRFEGESRFLPQMLEKGLNAPLTSSCGRLFDGVAALCGLTDAITYEGQAAILLEKAQDMDETGAYPCPLKSDDPVALDTLAMVAAALEDLENGVPVGRIARRFHLGLINGLTEMAFSFSMLLDIHHVALSGGVMQNLTLARELPLALQGAGLLPLVHTQLPPNDGCISLGQAAWGVRRLLNEP; encoded by the coding sequence ATGCGGATGCGCCAGCGTTTCACCATCACCGGCCAAGTGCAGGGAGTGGGCTTCAGGCCCTTCGTCTACCGCATCGCCCTTGACCACGGCGTCACCGGCTCGGTGAACAATTCCTCGGCCGGAGTGCTCATCGAGGTGCAGGGCGACGCCGGGCAGGTCAACGGGTTCGCCGAGGATCTGACCGGCAAACTGCCGCCACTGGCGCGCATCGTCACCCTGGACTTCGAGGAACTGGACGCGGTGGACGGCGAGGACGCCTTCATCATCCTGGAATCCACCCGGGGCGAAGGACACTCCGTGCTCATCAGCCCGGACGTGGCCACCTGCCAGGACTGCCTGGACGACATGCGCGACCCGGACAACCGGCGCTACCGCTATCCGTTCACCAACTGCACCAACTGCGGGCCGCGCTACACCATCACGCGGTCCATTCCCTACGACCGTCCCCAGACCTCCATGGCCAAGTTCACCCTGTGCCCGGAGTGCGGGGCCGAGTACACCGATCCGCTGGACCGGCGTTTCCACGCCCAGCCCAACGCCTGCCCGCGCTGCGGCCCGCGCACCTGGATGACCGACCGCGACGGCCTGGTCATCGCCCAGGGCGACGAGTCCCTGCGCCGCCTGGCGGTCGAACTGGCCGCGGGCAGAATCGCGGCGGTCAAGGGGCTCGGCGGCTTCCACCTCGTCTGCGATGCGGGCTCGAACAAGGTTGTGGACGAACTCAGGCGGCGCAAGCACCGCCCGGACAAACCCCTGGCCGTGATGGTCACGGACATGGGCACGGCCCGGCGGCTGGCCCTGGTCTCTCCGGCCGAAGAGGAATGGCTGACCGGCATCCGCAGGCCCATCGTCCTGGCGGCCAAGAAGCGCCCGTTCCCGCTGGCCCGGAGCGTGGCCCCGGACACGGATTTCGTCGGGCTGATGCTGCCCTACACCCCGCTGCACCACATCCTGCTCAGCGACTATGCCGAACTCAAGGGCCCCGAGGCCGCCCTGGTCATGACCTCGGGCAACATGAGCTCCGAGCCCATCTGCCTGGACAACGACGAGGCCCTGGAACGACTGACCGACATCGCGGACATCTTTCTCTTTCACAACCGGGACATCCTCATCCGTACGGACGATTCCGTGGTCCGGGTCAACCCGGATACGGGCGAACCGATCTTCATGCGCCGGGCGCGCGGCTTCGTGCCCTCCCCGGTCTTCCTCCCGGCCAAGGGCCCGACCGTGCTCGGCGTGGGCCCGGAGCTCAAGTGCACCCTGACCCTGACCAAGGGCGACCAGGCCTTCACCAGCCAGCACATCGGCAACATGTCCAACCTGGAGACGCTGGAGTTTCACAACGAGATCCGCGCCCACCTCGAAGACATCCTGCAGGTCACGCCCGAGCTCATCGTCCGCGACCTGCACCCGGACTACATGACCTCTTCCCTGGCCGAGGAGCTGGGCCGGAAACGGGGCGTGCCCGTGGCCGCGCTGCAACACCACTACGCGCATATCCACGCGGTCCTGGCCGAGAACAGGTTCGACGGGCCGGTCATCGGCCTGGCCCTGGACGGCACGGGCTACGGCGAGGACGGGACCATCTGGGGCGGCGAGTGCCTGCTGGTGGACCCGATACCCCTCGACCACCAGCGGCTGGCCCATTTCTCGCGCTTCCGGCTGCCCGGCGGCGAGGCCGCGGTCAGGGAGCCGTGGCGCATTGCCCAGGCCGCCCTGTGGGCGCTCGGCGTCAAGGAACCGGGCAAGTACGCCTGGCCGTGGCTCGACCGCTTCGAGGGGGAGAGCCGCTTCCTGCCGCAGATGCTCGAAAAGGGGCTCAACGCGCCTCTGACGTCGAGCTGCGGACGGTTGTTCGACGGTGTGGCCGCCCTGTGCGGACTGACCGACGCCATCACCTACGAGGGGCAGGCGGCCATCCTCCTGGAAAAAGCCCAGGACATGGACGAAACCGGGGCGTACCCCTGCCCGCTCAAGTCCGACGACCCGGTGGCCCTGGACACCCTGGCCATGGTGGCGGCGGCGCTCGAGGACCTGGAGAACGGCGTGCCCGTGGGCAGGATCGCCCGGCGCTTCCACCTGGGGCTGATCAACGGCCTGACCGAGATGGCCTTTTCCTTTTCCATGCTCCTGGATATCCACCACGTGGCCCTGTCCGGCGGGGTCATGCAGAACCTGACTCTGGCCCGCGAATTGCCCCTGGCCCTCCAGGGCGCGGGTCTGCTACCCTTGGTCCATACCCAGTTGCCGCCCAACGACGGGTGCATCTCCCTGGGCCAGGCGGCGTGGGGAGTGCGCAGGCTGCTCAACGAACCCTAG
- a CDS encoding DUF3298 and DUF4163 domain-containing protein codes for MPRTLTLLITLFLLLGPSTLRAAPPCSPPVLGSVTVEERTPGFKVDAEYPVLCRAEPTRALRDYVSGAIREFKMTDPDHDLRRFPHPYELLTRYAVWPAQDNRFVSVKLHVMAYTGGAHPNNWPMTWVFDMADGSEITLDRLFPDREAALAKVSILCREVLSRSLGGMLVPDMLDAGLTPTADNFGRFVLTSEGVAFFFGPYQVAPYAAGEQVVTFPYDHLGGLIAPDIAAGVGSE; via the coding sequence ATGCCCCGGACACTGACGCTGCTGATCACCCTTTTCCTGCTGCTCGGCCCGTCAACGCTCCGGGCCGCCCCGCCCTGCTCCCCGCCGGTCCTGGGCTCGGTAACGGTTGAGGAGCGGACGCCCGGCTTCAAGGTGGATGCCGAATACCCGGTGCTCTGCCGGGCCGAACCCACCCGTGCGCTCCGCGACTACGTGTCCGGGGCCATCCGCGAATTCAAGATGACCGACCCGGACCACGACCTGCGCCGGTTTCCCCATCCCTATGAGCTGCTCACCCGATATGCGGTCTGGCCCGCGCAGGACAACCGCTTCGTCTCGGTCAAGCTGCACGTCATGGCCTACACCGGCGGGGCCCATCCCAACAACTGGCCCATGACCTGGGTCTTCGATATGGCCGACGGCAGCGAGATCACCCTGGACCGTCTGTTCCCGGACCGCGAGGCCGCCCTGGCCAAGGTCTCAATCCTGTGCCGAGAGGTCTTGTCCCGCTCGCTGGGCGGCATGCTCGTGCCGGACATGCTCGACGCGGGACTCACGCCCACGGCCGACAACTTCGGCCGCTTCGTCCTGACAAGCGAGGGCGTGGCCTTCTTCTTCGGCCCGTACCAGGTGGCCCCCTACGCGGCGGGCGAACAGGTGGTGACCTTCCCCTACGATCACCTGGGCGGGCTCATCGCCCCGGACATCGCGGCAGGCGTCGGTTCGGAATAG
- a CDS encoding YqaE/Pmp3 family membrane protein, translating to MEILRIIISILIPPLGAFLKVGLGLQFWINLLLTLLGYFPGLVHVIWLLSRR from the coding sequence ATGGAAATCCTGCGCATCATCATCTCCATCCTCATCCCGCCGCTGGGCGCCTTTCTCAAGGTCGGCCTGGGGCTGCAATTCTGGATCAACCTGCTCCTGACCCTGCTGGGCTATTTCCCCGGCCTGGTCCACGTCATCTGGCTGCTGTCCAGACGATAG
- a CDS encoding methyl-accepting chemotaxis protein, whose protein sequence is MFHALKLRTKLLTGFGIASLLLLVVVGLYEYANTASVRDFASLLNEQVAISARARQAEIAMLQCRRNEKDFLLRLDKKYLSTFESNLGRVNEQAAAIVPLAKAIGEPGLAAQARSVEAAAAEYRAAFLELVAAWERRGLTPDTGLQGTFRDVVHAAEAAFKRHEVQDLYIDMLFMRRWEKDFHRTGADRYLNRLLDAMDRFEHDLDLKKKSPLLDEAGKGLAAYRAAFGRFRATRADSDYQTLREAAGNLEKLLDSVFVPDVEGLLLMVRRGEKDYLLRGQEKYVHKTHASLEKLVGAFEQSGADERYVSEAEDMINSYSAAFDALVAEDAHIKEVTERMRTAVHAIEPLVEKISSEGTRLAGERATAVEVRAAWLARAAMIIGLAAIILSLVFAVFIVRSVLGQLGTDPMELVRITRLIADGKLGVRFEGGRDGRSVYGAMRSMVEKLVGVVSNVSQASSNVTSGAAELNATAEAVAHGANQQAAGVEEVSASVEQIVVSIRQNSENAAKTESISRQASGDAEEGGRAVGETLQAMRDIAEKISVIEEIARQTNLLALNAAIEAARAGEQGKGFAVVAAEVRKLAERSGQAAAEISELSTNSVAVAEKAGDMLAKMVPDIQRTSELVQEISASSSEQSEGAAQVNSGIQGLDQAIQQNASASEELASTAEELSALARQLHHTIGFFDLSGVGDDGGFEPPRGLPSGTDSGPNDDLERF, encoded by the coding sequence ATGTTTCATGCCTTGAAACTCAGGACCAAACTGCTGACCGGGTTCGGCATTGCCAGCCTGCTGCTGCTTGTCGTGGTCGGCCTCTACGAATATGCCAACACCGCCTCGGTGCGGGATTTCGCCAGCCTGCTCAATGAGCAGGTGGCGATCAGCGCACGCGCCCGGCAGGCCGAGATCGCCATGCTGCAATGCCGTCGCAACGAGAAGGATTTTCTTCTCAGGCTGGACAAGAAATACCTCTCGACCTTCGAGTCCAACCTGGGCCGCGTGAACGAGCAGGCGGCCGCCATCGTTCCCCTGGCCAAGGCCATCGGCGAGCCAGGGTTGGCGGCCCAGGCGCGGTCGGTGGAAGCCGCCGCCGCCGAGTACCGGGCCGCCTTTCTGGAGCTGGTCGCGGCCTGGGAGCGGCGCGGCCTGACACCGGATACGGGGCTCCAGGGCACCTTCCGGGACGTGGTCCACGCTGCCGAAGCCGCCTTCAAGCGGCATGAGGTTCAGGACCTGTACATCGACATGCTCTTCATGCGCCGCTGGGAAAAGGACTTCCACCGCACCGGTGCCGACCGCTACCTGAACCGGCTGCTCGACGCCATGGACCGTTTCGAGCACGACTTGGACCTGAAGAAAAAGAGCCCGCTGCTCGACGAAGCGGGCAAGGGGCTGGCGGCGTACCGTGCGGCCTTCGGTCGTTTCCGGGCCACCCGGGCCGACTCCGACTACCAGACCCTGCGCGAGGCCGCCGGGAATCTGGAGAAGCTCCTGGACTCGGTGTTTGTGCCGGACGTCGAAGGGCTTCTGCTGATGGTCCGGCGCGGCGAGAAGGACTACCTCCTGCGCGGACAGGAAAAGTACGTGCACAAGACCCACGCCAGCCTGGAGAAGCTGGTCGGCGCTTTCGAGCAATCCGGAGCTGACGAGCGGTACGTGAGCGAGGCCGAGGACATGATCAATTCGTATTCGGCCGCCTTCGACGCATTGGTGGCCGAGGACGCGCATATCAAAGAGGTCACCGAGCGCATGCGCACCGCCGTGCACGCCATCGAGCCCCTGGTGGAGAAGATTTCGAGCGAGGGCACCCGCCTGGCCGGGGAACGGGCCACCGCAGTGGAGGTGCGGGCCGCCTGGCTGGCCCGTGCAGCCATGATCATCGGCCTGGCGGCCATCATCCTGAGTCTGGTCTTCGCCGTGTTTATCGTGCGCAGCGTGCTCGGCCAGTTGGGCACCGACCCCATGGAGTTGGTGCGCATCACACGGCTCATCGCGGACGGCAAGCTCGGCGTCCGGTTTGAAGGGGGCCGGGACGGCCGTTCGGTATACGGGGCCATGCGCTCCATGGTCGAGAAGCTGGTGGGGGTGGTCAGCAACGTGTCCCAGGCGTCCTCCAACGTGACTTCCGGGGCCGCGGAACTGAACGCCACCGCCGAGGCCGTGGCCCACGGGGCCAACCAGCAGGCGGCCGGCGTGGAGGAGGTGTCGGCCAGCGTGGAGCAGATCGTGGTCTCCATCCGGCAGAACTCCGAGAACGCGGCCAAGACCGAGTCCATCTCGCGGCAGGCCAGCGGCGATGCCGAAGAAGGCGGCCGGGCCGTGGGCGAGACCCTGCAGGCCATGCGCGACATCGCGGAAAAAATCTCCGTCATCGAGGAGATAGCCCGGCAGACCAACCTGCTGGCTCTGAACGCGGCCATCGAGGCGGCCAGGGCCGGGGAGCAGGGCAAGGGGTTCGCCGTGGTCGCGGCCGAGGTGCGCAAGCTGGCCGAACGCAGCGGACAGGCCGCGGCCGAGATCAGCGAGCTGTCCACCAACTCCGTGGCCGTGGCCGAAAAGGCCGGGGATATGCTGGCCAAGATGGTCCCTGACATCCAGCGGACTTCGGAGCTGGTCCAGGAGATATCCGCGTCCAGCAGCGAGCAATCCGAGGGGGCGGCCCAGGTCAACAGCGGCATCCAGGGCCTTGACCAAGCCATCCAGCAGAACGCCTCGGCCTCGGAGGAACTGGCTTCCACAGCAGAGGAACTGTCCGCCCTGGCTCGGCAACTGCACCATACGATCGGCTTTTTCGATCTGAGCGGCGTGGGCGACGACGGTGGTTTCGAGCCGCCTCGCGGGCTGCCTTCCGGCACGGACTCCGGCCCCAATGACGACCTGGAACGGTTCTGA
- a CDS encoding phosphoglycerate dehydrogenase — protein sequence MRILANDGLVEEAQKYLKQQGFTVETEKRDEDDLASEIGSFDALLVRSATKVTRALLEAGVKDGGRLKIVGRGGVGTDNIDLEAAKELGVIVKFAPNGNTNATAEHALGLMFAIARKVPFAHRTLMGGTWHKKRFKGVELFGKTLGIIGCGRIGQALAGKASAIGMKVIGYDLYRSIDAPLTYMDSIPELLGKADFVSLHCGGADPVINAEEFEQMKDTAFLINASRGRNVSEDALYHALKTGQIAGAALDCYETEPKREGLPFVNKLQELDNIVMSAHLGASTNNAGVRTGIEIAEVVTGYLKRGEYGNSVNVGETVEEEGADIYTIFITHEDKPGMFGKFGTLMGEMGVNIRENNSRKLGEQVQTVYMVHARPTEAVREALAAIEGVNRVSI from the coding sequence ATGCGGATTCTTGCCAATGACGGCCTCGTGGAGGAGGCGCAGAAGTACTTGAAACAGCAGGGCTTCACCGTGGAGACCGAGAAGCGCGACGAGGACGACCTCGCAAGCGAGATCGGCTCCTTCGACGCCCTGCTCGTGCGGTCGGCCACCAAGGTCACCCGGGCTCTGCTCGAGGCCGGGGTGAAGGACGGAGGCAGGCTCAAGATCGTCGGCCGGGGCGGCGTGGGCACGGACAACATCGACCTGGAGGCGGCCAAGGAACTGGGCGTGATCGTCAAGTTCGCGCCCAACGGCAACACCAACGCCACGGCCGAGCACGCCCTGGGGCTGATGTTCGCCATTGCCCGCAAGGTGCCGTTCGCCCACCGCACCCTGATGGGCGGCACCTGGCACAAGAAGCGCTTCAAGGGCGTGGAGTTGTTCGGCAAGACGCTCGGCATCATCGGCTGCGGGCGCATCGGCCAGGCCCTGGCGGGCAAGGCCTCCGCCATCGGCATGAAGGTCATCGGCTACGACCTCTACCGGTCCATCGACGCGCCCCTGACCTATATGGACTCCATCCCGGAACTGCTCGGCAAGGCGGATTTCGTGTCCCTGCACTGCGGCGGCGCGGACCCGGTCATCAACGCCGAAGAGTTCGAGCAGATGAAGGACACCGCCTTCCTGATCAACGCCTCGCGCGGCAGGAACGTGTCCGAGGACGCCCTGTACCACGCGCTCAAGACCGGGCAGATAGCGGGCGCGGCGCTGGACTGCTACGAGACCGAGCCCAAGCGCGAGGGGCTGCCCTTCGTGAACAAGCTCCAGGAACTGGACAACATCGTCATGTCCGCGCATCTGGGCGCGTCCACCAACAACGCGGGCGTCCGCACCGGGATCGAAATCGCCGAGGTGGTCACCGGCTATCTCAAGCGCGGCGAGTACGGCAACTCCGTGAACGTGGGGGAGACCGTGGAAGAGGAAGGCGCCGACATCTACACCATCTTCATAACCCACGAGGACAAGCCCGGCATGTTCGGCAAGTTCGGCACCCTGATGGGCGAGATGGGCGTGAACATCCGCGAGAACAACTCCCGCAAGCTCGGCGAGCAGGTCCAGACCGTGTACATGGTCCACGCCAGACCCACCGAAGCCGTCCGCGAGGCCCTGGCTGCCATCGAGGGCGTGAACCGCGTCAGCATCTGA
- a CDS encoding pyridoxal-phosphate-dependent aminotransferase family protein: protein MSKPNFAPLKLFITGPTYIRQDVKEAALLPEFGHRDAENDLRFAPIRENLRKLAGCGDDYEPILCLGSGSTAMEASVRSLVADGETILNVSVGAFGDLYYNLAASNGKKCENLKFDYGKPIDLNVLEDKLKELRPEVVSFTHNETSTGVVNDMKTVCGLIRKYGAMPLVDGVSIYGGAPLDLSESGAAMYSTATQKSLGLPAGFGIGFVSGEAEEKAERVTNKGHHHDITKHLGRARKNQTLTTPNTCLANQMWYQLDRIVNDEGIGNRFARHVEMRGQVEKWVAGLDGFEMFAPEGYRSPTVSTVLCPAGVTSAQLKKGVKEALRDEGYLMDPGYGKLNAALEGAGRRLVFRVGHMGDITPDMLAAYLDKLEKELKKL from the coding sequence ATGAGCAAGCCGAATTTTGCGCCTTTGAAACTGTTCATCACCGGACCGACCTACATCCGGCAGGATGTCAAGGAGGCGGCCCTGCTGCCCGAGTTCGGGCATCGCGATGCGGAGAACGACCTGCGTTTCGCGCCTATCCGCGAGAACCTGCGCAAGCTCGCCGGGTGCGGCGACGACTATGAGCCGATCCTGTGCCTGGGGTCCGGTTCCACGGCCATGGAGGCCTCGGTCCGCTCCCTGGTGGCCGACGGCGAGACCATCCTGAACGTGTCCGTGGGCGCGTTCGGCGACCTTTACTACAACCTGGCCGCGTCCAACGGCAAAAAGTGCGAGAACCTCAAGTTCGACTACGGCAAGCCCATCGACCTGAACGTGCTTGAGGACAAGCTGAAGGAGCTCAGGCCCGAGGTGGTCTCCTTCACCCACAATGAGACCTCCACCGGCGTGGTCAACGACATGAAGACCGTGTGCGGGCTCATCCGCAAGTACGGGGCCATGCCCCTGGTGGACGGCGTGTCCATCTACGGCGGCGCTCCGTTGGACCTGTCCGAGTCCGGGGCCGCCATGTACTCCACGGCCACCCAGAAGTCGCTCGGCCTGCCCGCCGGGTTCGGCATCGGCTTCGTCTCCGGGGAGGCCGAGGAGAAGGCCGAGAGGGTGACCAACAAGGGCCACCACCACGACATCACCAAGCACCTGGGCCGGGCCCGCAAGAACCAGACCCTGACCACCCCGAACACCTGCCTGGCCAACCAGATGTGGTACCAGCTCGACCGCATCGTCAATGACGAGGGCATCGGAAACCGGTTCGCCCGCCACGTAGAGATGCGCGGCCAGGTCGAGAAATGGGTCGCCGGGCTCGACGGGTTCGAGATGTTCGCCCCCGAGGGCTACCGTTCGCCCACCGTGTCCACCGTGCTCTGCCCCGCGGGCGTGACCTCGGCCCAGCTCAAGAAGGGCGTGAAAGAGGCCCTGCGCGACGAGGGCTACCTCATGGACCCGGGCTATGGGAAGCTGAACGCCGCCCTGGAGGGAGCAGGCCGCCGTCTGGTCTTCCGTGTGGGGCACATGGGCGACATCACGCCCGACATGCTCGCGGCGTACCTGGACAAGCTCGAAAAGGAGTTGAAGAAGTTGTAA